The following are encoded in a window of Roseivirga misakiensis genomic DNA:
- a CDS encoding toxin-antitoxin system YwqK family antitoxin, translating into MQILLTKTLLFSLLLYPNLETSKSDKVLISDVAFENGLYMIDDRLINGEIIDYYENEKLKFRYRVLEGRLHGLATEFYSDGSIRSEKKYTFNKLFGTFKEYFENGDVKAEFNVGQNAYGSGEKVTDLKIAVGKRRKLKTKEDGVILFMNEEDEIDNTSEMISILNQSTYKIVDRDGKLIFKN; encoded by the coding sequence ATGCAAATTTTACTGACAAAAACACTTTTATTCTCCTTATTGCTTTACCCTAACTTGGAAACATCAAAATCTGACAAAGTTCTGATTTCCGATGTGGCATTTGAGAATGGATTATACATGATTGATGACAGACTCATCAATGGTGAAATCATAGACTATTACGAGAACGAAAAGCTAAAATTTCGCTATCGAGTGCTCGAAGGAAGACTCCATGGCCTAGCTACTGAATTCTATAGTGATGGATCAATCAGGAGTGAAAAGAAATATACATTCAACAAGCTCTTCGGGACTTTTAAAGAGTACTTCGAAAATGGTGACGTGAAGGCTGAATTTAACGTAGGCCAAAATGCTTATGGATCAGGTGAAAAAGTAACCGATTTGAAAATAGCTGTAGGCAAAAGAAGAAAGCTCAAAACCAAGGAAGATGGGGTGATTCTCTTCATGAACGAAGAGGATGAAATTGACAATACCAGTGAAATGATATCTATCCTTAATCAAAGTACCTACAAGATTGTGGATCGAGATGGGAAATTGATTTTCAAGAATTAG
- the mdh gene encoding malate dehydrogenase, with translation MKVTVVGAGAVGASCAEYIALKNFAAEVVLIDIKEGFAEGKAMDLMQTASLNGFDTKITGVTNDYSATAGSDVAVITSGIPRKPGMTREELISTNAGIVKSVASSLIQASPNVIIIVVSNPMDTMTYLVHQATDLPKNRIIGMGGALDSARFKYRLAEALESPISDVDGMVIGGHSDTGMIPLTRLATRNSVPVSEFVSADRLEEVKQETKVGGATLTKLLGTSAWYAPGAAVSAMVQAIANDSNKMFPCSCLLEGEYGLSDISIGVPALIGANGIEQIVEIELSEEEKAALNASADAVRKTNGLI, from the coding sequence ATGAAAGTAACTGTTGTAGGTGCCGGAGCCGTAGGTGCCAGTTGTGCAGAATACATTGCACTTAAAAATTTTGCTGCCGAGGTAGTACTTATTGATATCAAAGAAGGTTTTGCTGAAGGTAAAGCGATGGACTTGATGCAGACTGCATCACTTAATGGTTTCGATACTAAAATTACTGGTGTAACAAACGACTATAGCGCGACTGCGGGTAGTGATGTAGCCGTAATAACTTCAGGTATCCCTAGAAAACCTGGAATGACTAGAGAAGAATTAATCAGTACTAATGCTGGGATTGTAAAATCTGTAGCATCTAGTTTGATCCAGGCTTCTCCAAACGTAATCATTATTGTTGTGTCTAACCCAATGGATACAATGACATATTTAGTACACCAAGCAACAGACCTACCTAAGAATAGAATTATTGGAATGGGTGGTGCACTTGATTCAGCAAGGTTCAAATATAGATTAGCCGAAGCCCTTGAGTCTCCAATTTCTGATGTTGATGGTATGGTGATCGGTGGGCATAGTGATACCGGTATGATCCCTCTAACGAGATTGGCTACACGAAATAGCGTTCCAGTATCAGAATTTGTTTCTGCTGATAGACTTGAAGAGGTAAAGCAAGAGACTAAAGTTGGCGGTGCTACCTTGACTAAATTATTGGGAACTTCAGCTTGGTATGCTCCAGGTGCTGCGGTTTCGGCAATGGTTCAAGCAATCGCTAATGACTCAAATAAAATGTTTCCATGTTCTTGCCTGTTAGAAGGGGAGTACGGCTTAAGCGATATTTCAATTGGTGTTCCTGCATTGATTGGTGCTAATGGTATCGAGCAAATTGTGGAGATTGAGTTGAGCGAAGAAGAGAAAGCTGCATTAAATGCAAGTGCTGATGCGGTAAGAAAAACTAACGGGTTGATTTAA
- the tilS gene encoding tRNA lysidine(34) synthetase TilS codes for MLKSFSEQLKKHAQFPPKGKLLLAISGGVDSMVLWDLVSRLKVDYAVAHCNFQLRGDASDADEVLVKTKAQSLKVTCHVNHFDTKSYSTIHKVSTQMAARDLRYEWFKEICLLHDYQYIGLAHHANDDVETFLLNMVRGTSLKGQKGMHYLNGQLLRPLLNIRKEELLDYAKEHRIEWREDKSNESVDYNRNYIRHEVIPKLETLNPDLLGTMKRNMQKNDEVYHFFKASVDRVKSELLESKEGHILIEKDNLKLHEIGPYVLSQLLEKYGFTYGQCDDILSQINGVSGKVFHSPHYRLLIDRTALIISKHEEESQTEVRISQDTLEFTLSDRYEISYLDNFSALKLDRSLTNAMLDADKLHYPLTIRRWRMGDKFMPLGMKGAKLVSDLLIDLKVSLIDKESIHVLESAGEIAWVIGLRLSDKFKVTNDTQRIVHFVKLEA; via the coding sequence ATGCTTAAAAGCTTTTCAGAGCAACTCAAAAAACATGCCCAATTTCCGCCAAAAGGAAAACTATTGTTGGCTATCAGTGGTGGAGTTGATTCCATGGTGCTCTGGGATTTGGTGTCCAGATTAAAGGTGGACTATGCGGTTGCTCACTGTAATTTTCAACTGAGGGGAGACGCCTCAGACGCAGATGAAGTTTTGGTGAAGACAAAAGCTCAGTCTTTAAAGGTTACTTGCCATGTCAATCATTTTGACACCAAATCTTATTCGACCATTCATAAGGTTTCTACTCAAATGGCAGCACGCGACTTGCGATATGAATGGTTTAAAGAAATCTGCCTCCTTCATGACTATCAATACATAGGATTGGCACATCATGCAAATGATGATGTTGAGACCTTTTTATTAAATATGGTTCGTGGAACCTCTCTAAAAGGTCAAAAGGGCATGCATTATCTCAATGGTCAACTATTGAGACCGCTTCTAAATATTCGAAAAGAGGAATTGCTCGATTATGCCAAAGAACACCGAATAGAATGGCGTGAGGACAAAAGCAACGAGTCTGTTGATTATAATCGCAACTATATTCGTCATGAAGTTATTCCCAAGCTAGAAACTTTGAACCCCGATCTATTGGGTACTATGAAGCGCAATATGCAGAAGAATGATGAGGTCTATCACTTCTTTAAAGCTTCCGTTGATCGTGTAAAAAGTGAACTCCTAGAATCAAAAGAAGGCCATATTCTCATTGAAAAAGATAATTTAAAACTCCATGAAATTGGGCCCTATGTTTTGAGCCAATTGTTAGAGAAATATGGGTTCACTTATGGGCAGTGCGATGATATTCTTTCACAAATAAACGGTGTTTCTGGAAAGGTTTTTCACTCTCCTCATTATCGATTGTTAATTGATAGAACAGCGTTAATCATTTCAAAGCATGAAGAGGAATCTCAAACTGAAGTCAGAATTAGTCAAGATACTTTAGAGTTTACCCTTTCTGATCGATATGAAATTAGCTATTTGGACAATTTTAGTGCTTTAAAACTTGATAGATCCTTGACTAACGCTATGCTTGATGCAGATAAACTACACTATCCGTTGACTATAAGAAGATGGAGGATGGGGGATAAGTTTATGCCTTTAGGTATGAAAGGCGCCAAACTAGTCAGTGATTTATTAATTGACTTAAAGGTTTCATTAATCGATAAAGAGTCAATTCATGTACTAGAATCCGCAGGTGAAATAGCTTGGGTCATTGGTTTAAGGCTGTCCGATAAATTTAAGGTGACAAATGATACTCAAAGGATCGTTCATTTTGTGAAATTGGAAGCTTAA
- a CDS encoding OstA-like protein gives MRRNTFYFLLIFLIPLGSFAQTKVQLKNAGLLTLDQVNGQSIQKLIDSVWLVQGNTNIYCDSAYLNKQTNSAEAFGHVRIIDVVDPIDITADYLEYDGNLRMAFLRKNVVVKDDSSTLYTDNLDYNRVTRIGNYFNGGRLVDPTSTLTSKRGYYNYITKASEFYDSVRMKNDEFYLETDTLFYNTINTETRSIGKTLGVTSDADTLKTNTGLLYNRETRYAEVYNGRVYNAEFDIEADTLITDDSLQVYSAFRNIIMISKEDSMTIFGDKARYDKANNSAIAYENAYIRKMMQGDSLFIKADTLFSDQSDPDNKFLKAYHDVKLFKSNLQGVADSMSYNFSDSTIYMYQDPIIWANDSQLSADSINIEIKNNKVDKMNLAIKSFVISQDSAKNFNQVSGKLMQIQFDDGIIKKTDVTGNGESIYYVIDESGSLSMNKLKCSDLILYFEDNTVSEIRTYIEVDAELIPGFQIKPIDRRLRGFNWRTNIKPKLREIARHLRYDR, from the coding sequence ATGAGGAGAAATACTTTTTACTTTTTATTAATCTTTCTGATACCGCTAGGTAGCTTCGCGCAAACCAAGGTGCAACTCAAAAATGCAGGACTCCTGACTTTGGACCAAGTTAATGGCCAATCAATTCAGAAACTAATAGATTCTGTTTGGCTGGTTCAGGGTAACACGAACATTTATTGTGACTCGGCTTACCTCAATAAGCAGACTAATTCGGCCGAAGCCTTCGGACATGTAAGAATCATCGACGTTGTTGATCCCATCGACATTACGGCCGATTACCTAGAATATGACGGCAACTTGCGAATGGCCTTCTTAAGAAAGAATGTGGTCGTAAAAGACGACAGTTCAACATTATACACTGATAATCTCGACTATAATCGTGTTACCCGAATCGGTAATTATTTCAATGGCGGTCGACTAGTCGACCCAACTTCTACCCTCACCAGTAAAAGGGGTTATTATAATTACATTACCAAAGCGTCGGAATTTTATGATTCGGTCAGAATGAAGAACGATGAATTTTATTTGGAAACAGATACACTCTTTTACAATACCATAAATACTGAAACACGAAGTATCGGGAAAACCTTGGGTGTTACGTCAGATGCTGACACACTCAAAACAAACACGGGTTTACTTTATAATAGGGAAACCCGTTATGCCGAAGTTTACAACGGTCGTGTTTACAATGCTGAATTTGACATTGAGGCCGATACGCTGATTACGGATGATAGTTTACAAGTCTACTCCGCCTTTCGAAACATCATTATGATCTCTAAGGAGGATTCTATGACCATTTTTGGAGATAAAGCTCGGTACGACAAGGCCAATAACTCAGCGATCGCCTATGAAAACGCCTACATTAGAAAGATGATGCAAGGAGATTCTCTATTCATTAAAGCCGACACCCTCTTTTCAGATCAGAGCGATCCCGATAACAAATTTTTGAAGGCTTATCATGATGTCAAACTTTTCAAATCAAACTTACAAGGCGTAGCGGATTCTATGAGCTACAATTTTAGTGATTCAACAATTTACATGTACCAAGACCCAATTATTTGGGCAAACGATAGTCAACTGAGCGCCGATTCGATCAATATTGAAATAAAAAACAATAAGGTCGACAAGATGAATTTGGCTATTAAATCCTTCGTGATATCGCAAGACAGTGCCAAAAACTTCAATCAAGTATCAGGAAAACTTATGCAGATTCAATTCGACGATGGCATTATCAAGAAAACCGATGTAACAGGAAATGGCGAAAGTATATACTATGTGATTGACGAATCGGGTTCCCTTTCCATGAACAAGCTTAAATGTTCCGATTTGATATTATACTTTGAAGACAATACGGTCTCCGAAATCAGAACTTATATCGAAGTAGATGCCGAATTAATTCCTGGATTTCAAATCAAACCGATCGATCGGAGACTAAGAGGTTTTAACTGGCGTACCAATATAAAACCGAAGCTCCGCGAGATTGCAAGACATCTTCGATACGACCGTTAA
- a CDS encoding outer membrane protein assembly factor BamD, whose protein sequence is MKKAPILLVLCALLISISSCTTQMAKLERSSNYAELLNGAIAFYEKGQYVKAKTLFEKIQPIYQGTEYAEKIRYYWAYSEFYLGLYQLSAYQFSVFYNTYGRSPLAEEAQYMEAYSLYMDSPGPDLEQTSSEEAVLMMQNFLNRYPVSQYYEEANEIIDELQVRFETKAYQTAKLYYRLSTGLSFRNYLEAALTTFQTFKSDFPDSKYNEELMYLSVETSYKLANNSIARLRQERFEKTLKYHRDFVDRFPVSEYSDKVNDYYEKSTSELNKLKTN, encoded by the coding sequence ATGAAAAAAGCCCCTATTCTGTTAGTTTTATGTGCCCTCTTGATTAGCATATCAAGTTGTACAACTCAGATGGCTAAACTGGAGAGGTCAAGCAACTATGCTGAACTCCTAAACGGGGCCATTGCCTTCTACGAAAAAGGGCAATACGTAAAAGCAAAGACGCTTTTCGAGAAAATCCAACCGATTTACCAAGGCACAGAATACGCCGAAAAAATAAGATACTATTGGGCCTACTCTGAGTTCTACTTAGGACTTTACCAATTATCAGCCTATCAGTTTAGCGTTTTTTACAACACCTATGGCAGAAGTCCTTTGGCTGAGGAAGCACAATATATGGAGGCTTATTCGCTATATATGGACTCTCCTGGACCAGACTTAGAACAAACTAGTTCTGAAGAGGCCGTGCTCATGATGCAGAATTTCTTAAATAGGTATCCTGTATCTCAATACTATGAGGAGGCTAACGAAATCATCGATGAGTTACAGGTGAGGTTTGAAACGAAAGCCTACCAAACCGCAAAACTTTATTATCGCCTCAGCACAGGTTTATCTTTTAGGAACTATTTAGAGGCTGCGCTTACGACTTTCCAGACTTTTAAATCAGATTTTCCTGATTCTAAGTATAATGAAGAGTTAATGTACTTGAGCGTTGAAACAAGTTATAAATTGGCAAACAACAGTATTGCCAGACTAAGACAAGAAAGGTTTGAGAAGACCTTAAAATACCATAGAGACTTCGTTGATCGTTTTCCAGTGAGTGAATACTCAGACAAAGTGAATGACTACTATGAGAAGTCCACGAGTGAACTGAATAAATTGAAAACAAATTAA
- a CDS encoding DNA-directed RNA polymerase subunit omega, which produces MAASQSIITRDTDKIGDVTGNIYQSIAIISKRSKQIASGMKEELNGKLAEFASTVDNLEEIFENREQIEISKFYERMPKPTAMAIEEFMNGEIYHRYKEAEEKESAENR; this is translated from the coding sequence ATGGCAGCTAGTCAATCAATAATTACAAGAGATACAGATAAAATTGGTGATGTTACTGGTAACATCTACCAGTCAATTGCGATTATCTCAAAAAGATCAAAGCAAATTGCAAGCGGTATGAAAGAAGAACTTAATGGCAAGTTAGCTGAGTTTGCTTCTACTGTAGATAACCTAGAGGAAATCTTCGAAAACCGTGAGCAAATTGAGATTTCTAAATTCTACGAGAGAATGCCAAAGCCTACTGCTATGGCTATCGAAGAGTTTATGAATGGTGAGATTTATCATAGATACAAAGAAGCAGAAGAGAAAGAATCTGCCGAAAATAGATAG
- the coaBC gene encoding bifunctional phosphopantothenoylcysteine decarboxylase/phosphopantothenate--cysteine ligase CoaBC produces MLKGKKILVGVTGSIAAYKAAFLVRLLVKEEAEVKVVITNAAKEFITPLTLSTLSKNPVYSEFTDGDQGEWNNHVDLGLWADAMLIAPASANTIGKMANGLCDNLLLATYLSARCPVFFAPAMDLDMYQHPSVLANMKRLETFGNIIIEAAFGELASGLVGTGRMAEPETLVDTLSAHFSGSTKALAGKKVMITAGPTYEAIDPVRFIGNYSSGKMGYELALAAANAGAEVNLISGPTHLSIDHNGVNKVSVKSGQEMFDACEAVYENTDISIFAAAVADYAPIQAANEKIKKTGDQMTVELAKTIDIAKTLGAKKGTNQFNVGFALETNNELENAKGKIESKNFNLIVLNSLQDKGAGFGHDTNKISIIDKSNNIEHFELKTKKEVAKDIINAIIAKV; encoded by the coding sequence ATGTTGAAAGGAAAGAAAATCCTAGTCGGTGTTACCGGCAGCATAGCAGCCTATAAGGCTGCTTTTTTGGTTCGCTTACTTGTAAAAGAGGAAGCCGAAGTAAAAGTAGTTATTACCAATGCTGCCAAAGAATTCATAACACCACTTACCCTTTCCACACTTTCCAAAAACCCTGTTTACTCAGAATTTACAGATGGTGATCAAGGAGAGTGGAACAATCACGTGGATCTAGGGCTTTGGGCAGATGCCATGCTCATTGCGCCAGCCAGTGCCAATACAATCGGCAAAATGGCTAACGGGTTATGTGATAACCTCCTACTCGCCACTTATCTTTCCGCTCGGTGTCCAGTCTTTTTTGCACCGGCTATGGACTTAGATATGTATCAGCATCCGTCGGTCTTAGCCAACATGAAAAGGCTCGAGACATTTGGGAACATCATCATAGAAGCAGCGTTTGGCGAATTAGCCAGTGGCCTAGTTGGTACTGGTAGAATGGCCGAACCAGAAACACTTGTCGACACACTAAGTGCCCATTTTAGCGGGTCTACAAAAGCCCTTGCTGGCAAAAAGGTAATGATCACGGCAGGACCAACTTACGAGGCGATAGATCCAGTAAGATTTATCGGTAATTACTCCTCTGGAAAAATGGGTTATGAACTAGCTTTGGCCGCCGCTAATGCAGGTGCCGAAGTCAACCTTATTTCTGGCCCCACGCACTTGAGCATTGACCATAACGGTGTTAATAAGGTTTCGGTAAAGTCTGGTCAAGAAATGTTCGACGCCTGTGAGGCCGTTTATGAAAATACTGACATTAGCATTTTCGCTGCTGCTGTCGCTGATTACGCCCCAATTCAAGCGGCCAACGAGAAAATAAAGAAAACGGGTGACCAAATGACTGTCGAATTGGCCAAAACCATTGACATAGCCAAAACCCTAGGTGCTAAAAAGGGCACCAATCAATTTAATGTCGGTTTTGCGCTGGAAACTAACAATGAGCTGGAAAATGCAAAGGGCAAAATCGAGTCGAAGAACTTTAACCTTATCGTTCTGAACTCCTTACAAGACAAGGGTGCTGGTTTTGGGCATGACACAAACAAAATTTCAATCATTGACAAATCCAATAATATTGAGCACTTTGAGTTAAAGACTAAGAAGGAAGTCGCAAAAGATATTATTAATGCCATCATTGCTAAAGTCTAG
- the porD gene encoding type IX secretion system protein PorD yields the protein MPSLLKSSFTIIAGLLLIQSAVRSQELDFTVSINADIVQTTERAIFDEMQTAFQRFLNDKKWTNDRFTNREKIKGNLILTIQDQPSIGRFVANAQIQVVRPTYGSSYETILFNFADRDWEFQFTTSQPLIFNENNFSSNITSLLAFYAYITLGLDYDSFSPLGGTPHYEKALLIVNNAQNSGATGWGQFQNRRNRYWLIENLRINSQYEPVRQALYNYHIKGLDSFLQTPDDTRAIILQSLKEIQAVNRLLPNAILIIAFLDAKNDEIINIFSKGPLDIRRNVYNELLKLDPTRRSKYQKIVQN from the coding sequence ATGCCATCATTGCTAAAGTCTAGTTTCACAATTATTGCGGGGTTATTACTTATCCAATCCGCAGTCCGATCACAGGAACTGGATTTTACAGTCAGCATCAATGCTGATATAGTTCAAACAACCGAAAGAGCAATTTTCGATGAAATGCAAACTGCTTTTCAAAGGTTCCTCAACGATAAAAAATGGACTAACGATCGCTTTACCAATAGAGAAAAAATTAAGGGTAATTTAATTCTGACCATCCAAGACCAACCAAGTATTGGAAGGTTTGTGGCTAATGCGCAAATACAAGTGGTTCGGCCGACCTACGGTTCCTCTTACGAGACCATTCTATTTAATTTTGCCGATCGAGATTGGGAATTTCAATTCACAACATCGCAACCTCTAATTTTCAACGAAAACAACTTTTCCAGTAACATTACTTCCCTCCTAGCTTTCTACGCATATATAACTCTGGGGCTCGATTATGATAGTTTTAGCCCATTGGGGGGAACACCACACTATGAAAAGGCTTTACTAATTGTGAACAATGCACAAAATTCGGGTGCGACTGGCTGGGGACAATTTCAAAACCGTAGAAATAGGTATTGGTTAATCGAAAACCTAAGGATTAATAGCCAATACGAACCAGTCCGGCAAGCGCTCTATAATTATCATATCAAAGGTTTAGACTCGTTTTTGCAAACACCAGACGATACTCGCGCCATCATCTTGCAGTCACTAAAGGAAATTCAGGCCGTGAATCGCTTACTGCCAAACGCTATTCTCATCATTGCCTTTTTAGACGCTAAAAACGACGAGATCATCAATATTTTCTCAAAAGGACCATTGGATATCCGTAGAAACGTCTATAATGAACTTCTAAAACTGGACCCCACAAGACGATCAAAGTATCAGAAAATCGTTCAGAATTAG
- the recN gene encoding DNA repair protein RecN → MLKSLSIENYALIKQLHITPNDGLNMITGETGAGKSIMLGAIGLLLGQRADTKVLFDSAKKCIIEASFDISAYRLVSLFEEFDIDFEEECLVRREINANGKSRAFVNDCLTNLDFLKRLGARLMDVHSQHETLRLAQKSYQLEVIDTVAQNHKTLQEFKALYADYLEKDGIYKSLIQESDEMRKEADYHQFLFEELDKAQLQSDEQEALESKLNKLENAEEIKSRLFDGLNLADRSEMSILNMLNELKSSLNQISRYGENYEALRQRIDSLEIELKDIVSELENEEDGVAYDPERTQEVQERLDLIYKLLQKHQAGTIDELIQVYEELGNKVLRVSNLDEAIDEAQKVADRAYALAEDVAQKLSKKRQSTFNQFAKETTQLLSSLGMPNSTISLKHGTTELSVNGIDEIDILFSANKGIDPQPLKQAASGGEFSRLMFSIKYILADKTALPTVVFDEIDTGISGEIAIKMAEMMKEMAKNHQVITITHLPQIAAKGEAHYFVYKDDSSNTTSSQIKLLNEEERLTEIAEMIGGKQATATAIDSAKELMRS, encoded by the coding sequence ATGCTCAAAAGCCTTTCTATAGAGAACTATGCCTTGATCAAGCAACTACACATCACCCCAAATGATGGCTTGAACATGATTACTGGCGAGACTGGCGCTGGTAAATCAATTATGCTCGGCGCAATTGGTTTGTTATTGGGCCAAAGAGCAGATACCAAAGTACTTTTTGATAGTGCGAAGAAATGTATAATTGAGGCAAGCTTTGACATTTCTGCATACCGACTCGTCTCGCTTTTTGAAGAATTCGATATCGATTTTGAGGAAGAGTGTCTCGTGAGACGCGAGATAAACGCTAATGGTAAGTCTAGAGCATTTGTCAATGATTGCTTGACGAATTTGGATTTTTTGAAACGGCTGGGCGCACGACTAATGGACGTACACTCTCAGCATGAAACGCTAAGATTAGCGCAAAAAAGCTACCAATTAGAAGTGATCGATACAGTCGCGCAAAACCACAAAACACTGCAAGAATTCAAGGCACTCTATGCCGATTATCTTGAAAAAGACGGCATTTACAAGAGCTTGATTCAAGAAAGCGACGAAATGCGAAAAGAGGCCGATTATCATCAGTTCCTTTTCGAAGAGTTAGATAAGGCGCAATTGCAAAGCGACGAACAGGAAGCTTTAGAAAGTAAACTGAATAAACTGGAGAATGCTGAAGAAATAAAGTCGCGACTATTTGATGGGCTAAACCTTGCCGATCGGTCTGAAATGAGCATTTTGAATATGCTCAACGAACTTAAAAGCAGTTTAAACCAAATCAGTAGGTACGGCGAAAACTATGAGGCACTAAGGCAACGCATAGATAGTCTTGAAATAGAATTAAAGGACATTGTTTCTGAATTGGAAAACGAGGAAGACGGTGTGGCTTATGACCCTGAGAGAACTCAAGAGGTACAAGAAAGGCTAGATCTTATCTACAAACTATTACAAAAACATCAGGCAGGCACAATCGACGAATTGATCCAAGTTTATGAAGAGTTGGGCAACAAGGTACTTCGAGTGAGCAACTTGGATGAAGCCATTGATGAGGCTCAGAAAGTTGCGGATCGCGCCTATGCATTAGCAGAGGATGTGGCTCAAAAACTTTCGAAAAAGCGTCAATCGACTTTTAACCAATTCGCGAAAGAAACAACACAACTGCTTTCAAGTTTGGGAATGCCCAATTCGACTATATCGCTAAAACATGGTACCACTGAATTGAGTGTCAACGGTATTGATGAAATCGACATTCTATTTTCGGCAAATAAAGGAATCGATCCACAACCGTTGAAGCAAGCAGCTTCAGGTGGTGAGTTTTCTCGTCTTATGTTTTCGATCAAGTATATCCTAGCTGATAAAACTGCCCTACCGACAGTCGTTTTTGATGAGATTGACACAGGAATTTCAGGGGAAATCGCAATTAAAATGGCCGAAATGATGAAAGAAATGGCGAAAAATCATCAGGTCATTACTATTACTCATCTACCTCAAATCGCTGCAAAAGGCGAGGCACATTACTTCGTTTATAAAGACGATTCTTCCAACACGACATCAAGTCAAATCAAACTTTTGAATGAAGAGGAACGCCTTACTGAAATCGCAGAAATGATTGGTGGTAAACAAGCCACGGCCACGGCCATAGATTCCGCCAAGGAACTCATGCGGTCATAA
- a CDS encoding carbohydrate porin: MIKGLRLNGFLLLLYPILFLRVAEAQTLEFNNATVYQTEILFHTSKNPGDDFHFLGWLLNSSELRLSQNHRFQVDLSLTHGQEPSADIVGDLQTFSNLEAGFSYGFYEAYYQFEHDDFWIKIGQQDINTDFLVSESGALFTHSSFGIDPVATINMPAPTYPATALAITSHLQLNENLGLLLGVFDGQFANPKNDFIGINWSIDKNDGLIYIIEPELSLFKGKMKQKIGYYHHSGLFTDLSGSGLRRGLSAFYLVTDLNILKREEKEINLFLQFDRSTKAVSDLKHYFGFGLKFNNLIQSRELNELGIGIGHAALNTRFSSVSTEYDIQNETFLELNYKHQLKKWLSIQPYFQWINIDRIARPNVDPIILAFRAHIEL, encoded by the coding sequence ATGATAAAAGGGCTTCGGCTTAACGGTTTTTTATTGCTACTCTATCCAATCCTCTTCTTGAGAGTTGCAGAAGCTCAGACTCTGGAGTTTAACAACGCAACTGTCTACCAAACCGAAATTTTATTTCATACATCTAAGAATCCGGGGGATGACTTTCATTTTTTAGGATGGCTTTTGAACAGCTCAGAATTAAGACTGAGCCAAAATCATCGCTTCCAGGTTGACCTTTCTTTGACACATGGACAAGAACCATCGGCGGATATTGTAGGGGATTTACAAACTTTCTCCAATTTGGAAGCTGGATTTTCGTATGGATTTTATGAGGCTTATTATCAGTTTGAACATGATGACTTTTGGATAAAAATTGGTCAACAGGATATCAATACTGACTTTCTAGTAAGCGAAAGCGGAGCACTTTTTACGCATAGTTCCTTTGGTATAGACCCTGTTGCGACCATTAATATGCCAGCACCAACATATCCGGCAACTGCTTTAGCAATAACGAGTCACCTTCAACTAAACGAAAACTTAGGGCTTCTTCTAGGTGTATTCGATGGTCAATTCGCAAATCCCAAAAATGACTTTATCGGTATTAATTGGTCAATCGACAAAAACGATGGGCTGATCTATATCATTGAACCAGAACTCAGTCTTTTTAAGGGTAAGATGAAGCAGAAAATCGGTTACTATCACCATTCGGGCCTATTCACAGACCTTTCGGGCTCTGGGTTAAGGCGTGGTTTAAGCGCCTTTTATTTAGTCACCGACTTGAATATTCTTAAACGTGAAGAAAAAGAAATCAATCTATTTCTTCAATTCGATCGAAGTACAAAAGCAGTTAGCGATTTGAAACATTATTTTGGGTTTGGCTTGAAGTTCAACAATCTGATCCAGTCACGTGAACTCAATGAGCTTGGCATTGGCATAGGTCATGCGGCCCTAAATACGCGCTTTTCATCCGTCTCGACCGAATACGACATTCAAAATGAGACCTTTCTAGAGTTGAATTATAAGCATCAGTTAAAAAAATGGTTAAGCATTCAGCCCTACTTTCAATGGATTAATATTGATAGGATTGCAAGACCGAATGTGGATCCAATCATTCTGGCTTTCAGGGCACACATTGAACTCTAA